CGGAGAACGCGTAGCCGTTGGCGAAGTTCAGCGGCACGCCGACGATGTCGACCAGGAGCCAGGCGAACCAGAACTCGACCATGCCGCGGGCCTGGGCGTACATGGCGACGAGGGTGCCGACGAAGATGTACGCGTCCGGCCAGGGGTCCCACGACAGCGTGGGGTAGGCCGTGAAGAGCAGTGCGACGGCGACGGTGCCGAGCGCGGCCACGGCGAGCATCAGGCCGCGCTCGGGCCAGGTGGCGAAGCGGACGGCGATGGAGCCGTCCTGGGCCTGATCGCGGCCCCGGCTCCACTGCCACCAGCCCCAGGCGGCCACGGCCATCACGACCACCTGCTTGCCAGCGCTGCCGGTCAGATGGGGGGCGAACGCGGCGAAGAGGACGAGGCCGGAGAGGAACTGGGCGGGCCAGGTCCACAGGGAACGGCGCCAGCCGAGGGCGAGGGCGGTCAGCCCGATCACGTTGCCGATCATGTCGGACCACTTGATGGGCTGGCCGACGGCGGTGAACGCCACGGAGTTCAGCCAGTCGACGGCGCTCACTCGGCGGTCTCCCCCGCACGGCCGGAGCCCTCGCCGAGCATCCGCTCGACGTACTTGGCGATGATGTCGACCTCCAGGTTGACCGGGTCGCCGGGCTGCTTGGAGCCGAGCGTGGTCAGCGCGAGGGTGGTCGGGATCAGGCTGACGGTGAAGTGGTCGCGGGCGGCGTCGACGACGGTGAGGCTGACTCCGTCGACGGTGATGGAGCCCTTCTCCACGACGTACCGGGAGAGTTCCGCCGGGAGGGAGACCTTGACGACCTCCCAGTGCTCGGAGGGGGTCCGCTCGACGATCACGCCCGTGCCGTCGACGTGCCCCTGGACGATGTGCCCTCCGAAGCGCCCGTCGGCGACCATCGGCCGCTCCAGGTTGACCGGGGAGCCGGGGGCGAGCGCGCCCAGGCTGGAGCGCTTCAGGGTCTCGGCCATGACGTCGGCGGTGAACTCGCCGCCGGCGGTCTCCACGACGGTGAGGCAGACGCCGTTGACGGCGATGGAGTCGCCGTGCTTGGCCCCCTCGGTGACGACGGGGCCGCGCAGTCGGAAGCGGGAGCCGTCGCCGAGGTTCTCCACAGCGGTGACCTCCCCCAGCTCTTCGACGATTCCGGTGAACACTGTCAGGCTCCCTTGGGGACGGTGGCGGTGATGCGCAGATCGGGGCCGAGACGCACCGACTCAGCCACGTCGAGCCGCAACGCCTCGGTGATGGTGGTGATTCCGGCCTCGGCGAGGGCCGTGGGGCCCGCGCCGAGCAGTACGGGGGCGAGGTAGCCGACAACCCGGTCGACGGCGCCCGCGGCGACGAAGGACCCGGCGAGGGTGGGGCCGCCCTCGAGGAGCACGGACCGGACTCCGCGCGCGTACAGCGCTTCGAGGAGGGCGGGCACGGACAGCCCGCGGCCGGTCCGGGGCAGCCGGAGAACGCCGGGGAGGCCGGTCTCGGCGTCCTCGGCGACGGCGACGAGGGTGGGAGCGGCGTCGTCCAGGACGCGCGCGCCCGGCCGCACGGCCCGGGCTTCGGTGTCGAGCACCACCCGCAGCGGCTGGGTGGCGCCGTCGATGCCGCGGACCGCGAGATGGGGGTCGTCGGCGCGGGCGGTACCGGAGCCGACGACCACCGCGTCGGCCTCGGCGCGCAGCCGGTGGACGTCGGCCCGGGACTCGGGGGAGCTGATCCAGCGGCTGGTCCCGTCGGCGGCGGCGACCCGGCCGTCGAGGGTGGCGGCGTACTTCCAGACGACGTAGGGGCGGCCGAGGCGCACGGAGGTGAGCCAGGCGGTGTTGCCCGCTTCCGCCTCCTCCTCCAGAAGACCCCGCTCGACCTGGACACCGGCCGCGCGCAGGGTGTCGGCACCACCGGTGGCCTGCGGGTTGGGGTCGGCGACCGCGTACACGACCCGGGCGATCCCGGCCTCGGTCAGGGCCTGGGCGCAGGGGCCGGTGCGACCGGTGTGGTTGCAGGGTTCGAGGGTGACGTACGCGGTGCCGCCGCGGGCGTGCCCGCCCGCTTCCCGGAGGGCGTGGATCTCCGCGTGGGGTCCGCCGGCCCGCTGGTGGAAGCCCTCGCCGACACGGCGCCCGGAC
The Streptomyces tirandamycinicus DNA segment above includes these coding regions:
- a CDS encoding nicotinamide mononucleotide transporter family protein — protein: MSAVDWLNSVAFTAVGQPIKWSDMIGNVIGLTALALGWRRSLWTWPAQFLSGLVLFAAFAPHLTGSAGKQVVVMAVAAWGWWQWSRGRDQAQDGSIAVRFATWPERGLMLAVAALGTVAVALLFTAYPTLSWDPWPDAYIFVGTLVAMYAQARGMVEFWFAWLLVDIVGVPLNFANGYAFSGFVYVIYGALVLWGMRDWWLRSRTTPALEGAAA
- a CDS encoding riboflavin synthase translates to MFTGIVEELGEVTAVENLGDGSRFRLRGPVVTEGAKHGDSIAVNGVCLTVVETAGGEFTADVMAETLKRSSLGALAPGSPVNLERPMVADGRFGGHIVQGHVDGTGVIVERTPSEHWEVVKVSLPAELSRYVVEKGSITVDGVSLTVVDAARDHFTVSLIPTTLALTTLGSKQPGDPVNLEVDIIAKYVERMLGEGSGRAGETAE
- the ribD gene encoding bifunctional diaminohydroxyphosphoribosylaminopyrimidine deaminase/5-amino-6-(5-phosphoribosylamino)uracil reductase RibD — translated: MATAADTHAMRRAVALAARGLGSTSPNPVVGCVITDASGRRVGEGFHQRAGGPHAEIHALREAGGHARGGTAYVTLEPCNHTGRTGPCAQALTEAGIARVVYAVADPNPQATGGADTLRAAGVQVERGLLEEEAEAGNTAWLTSVRLGRPYVVWKYAATLDGRVAAADGTSRWISSPESRADVHRLRAEADAVVVGSGTARADDPHLAVRGIDGATQPLRVVLDTEARAVRPGARVLDDAAPTLVAVAEDAETGLPGVLRLPRTGRGLSVPALLEALYARGVRSVLLEGGPTLAGSFVAAGAVDRVVGYLAPVLLGAGPTALAEAGITTITEALRLDVAESVRLGPDLRITATVPKGA